From Caloranaerobacter ferrireducens, the proteins below share one genomic window:
- a CDS encoding cation:proton antiporter yields MNEEFTFLLDIAVILIFANIGGYISQKFKQPAVLGQILAGLLLGPSALNLITVNMSITHMAEIGVILLMFIAGLETDIDELKASSKSSTYIALGGVLVPFVLGLLAIKLIRPNADISEGLFVGVILTATSVSITVQALRELGKLRTKQGIGILGAAIIDDVIGIILLTLIVGIVKPSTGGSILIVILKIVSFFILSVVVGTIFSKLLTKYSYIISKENRVLTYALIFCFSLAFIAEELGVAAIIGAYFTGIVFSVTPHRNRVSHEIQRIAYALFTPIFFISIGLMVKIGNIRQGLGLSIVLVLMAVIGKIIGCGIGAKLSDFTNREALQISIGMIPRAEVALIVTNLGIKMGVIGNEIFTAVILIVLVSTIITPPLLKLVFENELEQKTKEETC; encoded by the coding sequence TTGAATGAAGAGTTTACCTTTTTGTTGGATATAGCCGTTATACTAATATTTGCAAATATTGGAGGATATATTAGTCAAAAATTTAAACAACCTGCAGTTTTGGGACAGATATTAGCAGGACTTCTTTTAGGTCCTTCTGCTTTAAATCTTATAACTGTAAATATGTCTATTACTCATATGGCTGAAATTGGGGTAATACTCTTAATGTTTATTGCGGGTTTAGAGACGGATATAGACGAATTAAAGGCATCCAGCAAGTCTTCTACTTATATAGCACTTGGAGGAGTCCTAGTACCTTTTGTGCTAGGACTTCTAGCTATAAAATTAATTAGACCAAATGCTGATATTTCAGAGGGGTTATTTGTAGGTGTGATTTTAACGGCTACTAGCGTTAGTATAACTGTACAAGCTTTAAGAGAGCTGGGCAAACTTAGGACAAAGCAGGGTATAGGTATATTAGGTGCAGCTATAATAGATGATGTTATTGGAATTATTTTATTAACTCTGATTGTTGGAATTGTAAAGCCTTCTACGGGTGGGAGTATATTAATAGTCATACTCAAAATAGTTTCATTCTTTATTTTATCTGTAGTAGTTGGAACTATATTTTCAAAATTACTTACGAAGTATTCATACATAATAAGCAAAGAAAACAGAGTCCTAACATATGCTCTTATATTTTGTTTTTCATTAGCATTTATTGCAGAAGAGTTAGGTGTAGCTGCAATAATAGGAGCATATTTTACAGGTATAGTATTTTCAGTAACTCCTCATAGAAATAGAGTGTCACATGAGATACAAAGAATTGCTTATGCATTATTTACTCCTATTTTTTTTATAAGTATTGGACTTATGGTTAAAATAGGCAATATTAGACAAGGATTAGGTTTAAGTATTGTATTGGTATTGATGGCTGTCATAGGTAAAATAATAGGTTGTGGTATAGGTGCCAAGCTATCTGATTTTACAAATAGAGAAGCATTGCAGATAAGTATAGGTATGATTCCTAGAGCAGAAGTTGCTTTGATCGTTACGAATTTGGGAATTAAAATGGGTGTAATAGGAAATGAGATATTTACAGCAGTTATTTTAATAGTGTTAGTATCAACGATTATTACCCCACCACTATTAAAGTTAGTTTTCGAAAATGAATTAGAACAAAAAACAAAAGAGGAGACATGTTAG
- a CDS encoding ZIP family metal transporter: MSNIFILAIIGSLVGVTGTGLGGLIALSIVRSNSKFLSSLLGFASGLMLAVVTFDLLPEAFSIGGLFTEIIGILLGILTVILIEDFIPVFYKTYHKTNKSNFLKTGIILGIGIAIHNLPEGLAIGSSFMFTTQMGFNIALVIALHNIPEGMAMATPLKISRMSKIKVLLLTLLSGIPTGIGAFIGAALGNISDFFISLCLAFAGGTMLYITCGELIPNAKKLYNGRASTIGLTIGFVIGIVIVASS; this comes from the coding sequence ATGTCAAATATTTTTATTTTAGCTATAATAGGTTCTTTGGTTGGTGTTACTGGTACGGGACTTGGAGGATTGATTGCACTATCCATAGTAAGATCAAATAGCAAATTTTTAAGTTCACTTCTTGGGTTTGCAAGCGGGCTAATGTTAGCTGTAGTAACTTTTGACTTATTACCCGAAGCTTTTTCGATAGGAGGGCTTTTTACTGAAATCATAGGTATATTATTAGGTATTCTCACTGTCATACTAATCGAAGATTTTATACCCGTATTTTATAAAACTTACCATAAAACAAATAAAAGTAATTTTTTGAAAACTGGAATAATATTAGGTATTGGAATTGCTATTCATAACCTTCCAGAAGGTTTAGCAATAGGCTCTAGTTTTATGTTTACTACTCAAATGGGATTTAATATAGCTTTAGTTATCGCCCTGCATAATATCCCTGAAGGCATGGCTATGGCAACTCCTCTCAAAATAAGTCGTATGTCAAAAATAAAGGTTTTATTATTAACATTACTTTCTGGTATTCCTACTGGCATTGGAGCTTTCATAGGAGCAGCTTTAGGCAATATTTCAGATTTTTTTATATCGCTATGTTTAGCTTTTGCAGGTGGAACTATGCTGTATATTACTTGTGGAGAATTGATTCCAAATGCAAAAAAGCTCTACAATGGTAGAGCTTCTACAATAGGCCTAACTATTGGATTTGTAATTGGAATAGTTATTGTAGCTAGTAGCTAA
- a CDS encoding L-threonylcarbamoyladenylate synthase, with the protein MKTQVIKIDKNNPEIEKIQLAAEVIKRGGVVAFPTETVYGLGANALDEKAVEKIFIAKGRPQDNPLIVHIGDVSDLDSLVKEVPERAKELMKRFWPGPLTLIFKKSEIIPDRITGGLSTVAIRMPNHRIALELIKQSGLPIAAPSANTSGRPSPTNSHHVIEDLYGKIDMIIDGGDTGVGVESTVLDISTEIPTILRPGFVTLEDLLEIFPQVDIDPAIENLSEKLKPKSPGQKYRHYSPKAKLTIIQGEVDAVSEKLISLASKYEKQGLKVGIMATKQTKNRYIGDNVLEVGDRDNPETIAANLFRVLREFDKIGVDIILAEGIEEKGIGRAIMNRMKKAAGGDVILVDN; encoded by the coding sequence ATAAAAACTCAAGTCATTAAAATAGATAAAAATAATCCTGAAATAGAAAAAATACAGTTGGCCGCAGAAGTAATAAAAAGAGGAGGAGTAGTAGCTTTTCCTACTGAAACCGTCTATGGATTAGGGGCAAATGCACTTGATGAAAAAGCGGTTGAAAAGATATTTATTGCTAAAGGCAGACCTCAGGATAATCCTCTTATTGTACATATTGGTGATGTGAGTGATTTAGATTCTTTAGTTAAAGAAGTTCCTGAAAGGGCTAAAGAACTTATGAAACGATTTTGGCCTGGACCGTTAACTTTAATATTTAAGAAAAGTGAAATAATTCCCGACAGAATAACAGGAGGACTATCTACTGTTGCTATTAGAATGCCAAACCACAGAATAGCTTTAGAATTAATTAAACAATCTGGATTACCGATTGCAGCTCCTAGCGCAAACACTTCAGGAAGACCAAGTCCAACTAATTCCCATCATGTAATTGAAGATTTATACGGAAAGATTGATATGATAATAGATGGAGGAGATACAGGCGTAGGTGTCGAATCCACTGTTTTGGATATTTCTACTGAGATACCTACAATACTGCGTCCCGGCTTTGTTACATTAGAAGATCTTTTAGAAATTTTCCCTCAAGTAGATATTGACCCAGCAATAGAAAATTTATCAGAAAAATTAAAACCAAAGTCCCCAGGTCAAAAATACAGACATTATTCACCAAAAGCTAAACTTACTATTATACAAGGTGAAGTTGATGCAGTTTCAGAAAAATTGATAAGTTTAGCTTCAAAGTATGAAAAACAGGGCTTAAAAGTTGGAATAATGGCTACAAAGCAGACAAAAAATAGATATATTGGGGATAATGTGCTAGAAGTTGGAGATAGGGATAATCCTGAAACAATTGCAGCTAATTTGTTTAGAGTGTTGAGAGAATTCGATAAAATCGGGGTAGATATAATACTAGCTGAAGGGATAGAAGAAAAAGGTATAGGCAGAGCTATTATGAATAGAATGAAAAAGGCGGCAGGAGGAGATGTAATATTAGTTGACAATTAA
- a CDS encoding low molecular weight protein arginine phosphatase, which translates to MKNILFVCTGNTCRSSMAEALFRDMLEKAGKELKGIKVESAGICAVPDQPASKQAIHVLSEEGIDLSKHRSRPLTKDMIERADLILTMTVNHKNAVINMAPESRGKVFTLKEFALENNNIDEILDKLAILYRKLYEKRDRILRERMGEIKALEKRKRELQREIERIDKQIREWEQEIEAEFEDDKREIANLEKQIPSLDITDPFGLPVEEYKKSAEDIKEALKKVLEKIRKK; encoded by the coding sequence ATGAAAAATATTTTGTTTGTTTGTACTGGTAATACTTGCAGAAGTAGTATGGCTGAAGCTTTGTTTAGAGATATGCTTGAAAAAGCAGGAAAGGAGCTTAAGGGCATTAAGGTTGAGTCTGCTGGTATCTGTGCTGTTCCTGACCAGCCAGCATCAAAACAGGCTATACATGTATTAAGTGAGGAAGGTATAGATTTATCAAAACATAGATCAAGACCATTAACAAAAGATATGATAGAAAGAGCGGATCTTATACTTACAATGACTGTAAATCATAAGAATGCTGTGATTAATATGGCTCCTGAATCAAGGGGCAAGGTCTTTACTCTAAAGGAGTTTGCTTTGGAAAATAATAATATAGACGAAATTCTTGATAAGCTTGCGATACTGTATAGAAAGTTATATGAAAAGAGAGATAGGATACTTAGAGAAAGAATGGGAGAAATTAAAGCGTTAGAAAAAAGAAAAAGAGAACTTCAGAGAGAGATAGAGAGAATTGACAAGCAAATTAGAGAATGGGAACAAGAAATTGAAGCAGAATTTGAAGATGATAAAAGAGAAATTGCAAATCTAGAAAAGCAAATACCTTCACTGGATATTACCGATCCTTTCGGGTTGCCAGTTGAAGAATATAAAAAGAGTGCAGAAGATATTAAAGAAGCTCTCAAGAAGGTTCTTGAGAAGATTAGAAAAAAATAA
- the rpiB gene encoding ribose 5-phosphate isomerase B, with protein MKIALGSDHGGYELKEHIKKFLEEKNIEYVDYGTNSTESVDYPDFGHKVAKAVKEGECDRGIVCCGTGIGISISVNKVPGVRCALVSDCYSARMSREHNDANVLALGGRVVGRDLALEIVDIWLKTEFQGGRHERRVNKIKEIEERYSRG; from the coding sequence ATGAAAATTGCTTTAGGTAGTGACCATGGTGGATACGAACTAAAGGAACACATCAAGAAATTTCTTGAAGAAAAAAATATTGAGTATGTAGACTATGGGACTAACTCAACTGAGTCTGTAGATTACCCTGATTTTGGCCACAAAGTTGCAAAGGCTGTTAAAGAAGGGGAATGTGATAGAGGAATAGTTTGCTGTGGAACTGGTATAGGAATTTCAATATCAGTAAATAAGGTTCCCGGTGTAAGATGTGCTCTAGTAAGTGACTGCTACAGTGCTAGAATGTCAAGAGAGCATAATGATGCAAATGTATTGGCTTTAGGTGGAAGAGTAGTTGGAAGGGATTTAGCGTTAGAAATTGTTGACATATGGTTAAAAACAGAGTTCCAAGGTGGCAGACACGAAAGAAGAGTAAATAAGATTAAAGAAATCGAAGAGAGGTATAGTAGGGGTTAG
- the upp gene encoding uracil phosphoribosyltransferase, whose product MGKVVVMDHPLIKHKLTFIRDKNTGSKEFRELVKEVAMLMAYEVTRELPLEEIEIETPVAKTKSQVISGKKLGIIPILRAGLGMVEGMLNLLPAAKVGHIGLYRDPETLEPVEYYCKLPTDVEERELIVLDPMLATGGSAIAAINFLKDRGANNIKLMCLIAAPEGIEAVQKAHPDVDIYAAAVDEKLNDHAYIVPGLGDAGDRLFGTK is encoded by the coding sequence ATGGGGAAAGTTGTTGTAATGGATCATCCATTAATTAAACACAAACTTACTTTTATAAGAGACAAAAATACGGGTTCAAAGGAATTTAGAGAGTTAGTTAAAGAGGTTGCTATGCTAATGGCATATGAAGTTACAAGAGAACTTCCATTAGAAGAAATTGAAATAGAAACACCTGTTGCTAAAACTAAATCTCAAGTAATTTCAGGTAAGAAGCTAGGAATCATACCTATACTTAGAGCAGGGTTAGGAATGGTAGAAGGTATGTTAAACTTACTACCAGCAGCTAAAGTAGGTCATATCGGATTATATAGAGATCCAGAAACATTAGAACCTGTAGAATACTACTGTAAACTTCCAACAGACGTAGAGGAAAGAGAACTTATAGTATTGGACCCAATGTTAGCAACTGGAGGCTCTGCAATTGCTGCTATTAACTTCTTAAAAGACAGAGGTGCAAATAATATAAAGCTTATGTGTCTTATAGCAGCACCAGAAGGTATAGAAGCAGTTCAGAAAGCTCATCCTGATGTAGATATATACGCTGCAGCAGTAGATGAAAAACTAAATGACCATGCATATATAGTTCCAGGATTAGGAGACGCTGGAGATAGATTGTTTGGTACAAAGTAA
- a CDS encoding deoxycytidylate deaminase, translating to MRPSWDEYFMEIVNVVKKRSTCLRRQVGALIVKDKRILSAGYNGAPTGLKHCDEVGCTREKLNIPSGQRHELCRGLHAEQNAIVHAANAGVSIKGSTIYVTMQPCVLCAKMIINAGITRVVFGGGYPDELAIQLLNEAGIEVVDFNLQIK from the coding sequence ATGCGTCCTTCTTGGGATGAATATTTTATGGAAATAGTCAATGTTGTAAAAAAAAGGTCTACATGTTTAAGGAGACAGGTAGGAGCTTTAATCGTCAAGGATAAAAGAATTCTTTCTGCAGGTTATAACGGAGCACCAACAGGACTAAAACACTGTGATGAAGTAGGATGTACAAGAGAAAAACTTAATATACCATCAGGGCAAAGACATGAACTTTGTAGAGGATTGCATGCAGAACAGAATGCAATAGTACATGCTGCAAATGCTGGGGTAAGTATAAAGGGAAGCACAATTTATGTAACTATGCAACCCTGTGTTTTATGTGCAAAAATGATAATAAATGCAGGAATTACAAGAGTAGTATTTGGTGGTGGATATCCAGATGAATTAGCAATTCAGCTTCTTAATGAGGCAGGAATTGAGGTTGTTGACTTTAACTTACAAATAAAGTAA
- a CDS encoding glycosyltransferase family 4 protein → MSTYYKAFFMALITAYFLTPFAKWVAKKIGAIDVPKDNRRVHKKPIPRLGGLAIYLATLISMLIFLPIDRTVISIIIGSTIIVITGIVDDTKSISPKLKLFAQIVAASILVVGGIKIEFLTNPFDKGDGLLYLKAFSIPITIFWVVGITNTMNLIDGLDGLASGVGAISALSLLFVASKFGYVPVMILCAILAGSALGFLPHNFNPAKIFMGDTGALFLGYMLSAIAILGVMKSVAAITIVIPILALGLPIFDTTFAIFRRFINGRPIMEADKGHLHHRLLDKGLSQKQTVLVLYMISILLGILAFILTGMEPEKGVIVSGLILTIILLGASSIGLIDLRRERISKSDNIES, encoded by the coding sequence ATGTCAACTTATTACAAAGCTTTTTTTATGGCATTAATTACAGCATATTTTCTTACACCTTTTGCTAAGTGGGTGGCTAAGAAAATTGGAGCAATTGATGTACCAAAGGACAATAGAAGAGTGCATAAAAAGCCTATTCCAAGGCTTGGAGGATTAGCTATATATTTAGCTACACTTATTTCTATGCTTATATTTCTTCCTATTGATAGAACAGTAATCTCCATCATTATAGGTTCTACAATAATAGTGATAACAGGTATTGTAGATGATACTAAAAGTATTTCACCAAAGCTAAAATTATTTGCCCAAATAGTTGCTGCGTCTATTCTTGTGGTAGGAGGTATAAAGATAGAATTCCTTACAAATCCTTTTGACAAAGGAGATGGCCTATTATACCTAAAAGCTTTTTCAATACCTATAACTATATTTTGGGTAGTTGGAATCACTAATACAATGAACTTAATAGATGGCTTAGATGGACTAGCATCAGGCGTAGGAGCTATTTCTGCATTGTCACTCTTATTTGTGGCATCAAAGTTTGGTTATGTTCCTGTAATGATTTTATGTGCAATTTTAGCAGGTTCAGCTTTAGGTTTTCTACCTCATAATTTTAATCCTGCAAAGATTTTTATGGGAGATACTGGAGCGTTATTTTTAGGATATATGCTTTCAGCAATAGCAATATTAGGTGTTATGAAGAGTGTCGCAGCTATAACAATAGTTATACCTATATTAGCTTTAGGTTTACCAATATTTGATACAACTTTTGCTATATTTAGAAGATTTATTAATGGTAGACCTATAATGGAAGCTGATAAAGGACACCTACACCACAGATTGTTAGATAAAGGACTAAGCCAGAAGCAAACAGTATTAGTATTGTATATGATAAGCATATTATTGGGTATCTTGGCTTTTATACTTACAGGAATGGAACCAGAAAAAGGTGTAATAGTGTCAGGATTAATTTTAACAATAATACTTTTAGGAGCATCTAGTATCGGACTAATTGATTTAAGAAGAGAGAGAATAAGTAAAAGCGATAATATAGAAAGCTAA
- the wecB gene encoding non-hydrolyzing UDP-N-acetylglucosamine 2-epimerase yields MKVLTIFGTRPEAIKMAPIIKKLDENQYIEHKVCVTAQHREMLDQVLRIFNIIPDYDLNIFEPGQSLTQITTRAMEGLEKVIKDFGPDLILVQGDTTTVFAGALTAFYHKVKIGHVEAGLRSGNLYSPYPEEANRKLTGIITDFHFAPTERNKQNLLREGYDEEKIYVTGNTVIDALLYVVSENYKFNNELLDNLDYKNKKVILLTSHRRENLGKPMENIFSAVRDVVLKNENVEVVFPIHLNPKVREIAHRILDGLDRVHIIEPLEYLPFANLIARSYLVVTDSGGIQEEAPSLGKPVLVVRKETERPEGIEAGTAKLAGIDREAVFREIDILVNDEQEYKKMANAVNPYGDGKASDRIVDIIVRELGTN; encoded by the coding sequence ATAAAGGTATTGACGATATTCGGAACTAGACCAGAAGCGATAAAAATGGCACCTATTATTAAAAAACTTGATGAAAATCAGTACATAGAACATAAAGTTTGCGTAACAGCTCAACACAGAGAAATGTTAGACCAAGTTCTAAGAATATTTAATATAATACCAGATTATGATTTGAATATTTTTGAGCCAGGTCAGTCATTAACTCAAATAACTACAAGGGCTATGGAAGGACTTGAAAAAGTAATTAAAGATTTTGGTCCAGATTTAATTCTTGTTCAAGGAGATACAACAACTGTATTTGCAGGGGCTTTAACAGCTTTCTATCATAAAGTAAAGATTGGGCATGTAGAGGCAGGTTTAAGAAGTGGTAATCTGTACTCTCCATATCCAGAAGAAGCTAATAGAAAGTTAACGGGAATAATTACTGATTTTCATTTTGCTCCAACAGAAAGGAATAAACAAAATCTTTTAAGAGAAGGATACGATGAAGAAAAAATCTATGTTACAGGAAATACAGTAATAGATGCTTTATTATATGTTGTATCAGAAAACTATAAATTTAACAATGAATTACTCGATAATCTTGATTATAAAAATAAGAAGGTAATATTGTTAACATCGCATAGAAGAGAGAACTTAGGTAAACCTATGGAGAATATATTTAGTGCAGTAAGAGATGTAGTGTTAAAGAATGAAAATGTAGAAGTTGTTTTCCCTATACATCTTAATCCAAAGGTAAGAGAAATTGCTCATAGAATACTAGATGGTTTAGATAGAGTTCATATTATCGAACCACTTGAATATTTACCTTTTGCTAATTTGATTGCAAGATCATATTTAGTAGTAACAGATTCAGGAGGTATTCAAGAAGAAGCACCTTCTTTAGGGAAACCAGTGTTAGTTGTAAGAAAAGAAACTGAAAGACCAGAAGGTATAGAGGCAGGAACGGCTAAATTAGCAGGAATAGATAGAGAAGCTGTATTTAGAGAAATAGATATATTAGTAAATGATGAACAGGAGTACAAAAAGATGGCTAATGCAGTAAATCCATATGGTGACGGCAAAGCATCAGACAGAATAGTGGATATTATAGTTAGAGAATTGGGTACTAATTAG
- the atoD gene encoding acetate CoA-transferase subunit alpha — protein MSNSKLISMEQAIEHIKDGMTVMIGGFLGVGNPHKIIDALVKKGVKDLTLIANDTAFPEVGIGKLIVNKQVKKVITSHIGTNKETGRQMTEGETEVVLVPQGTLVERIRAAGAGLGGILTPTGIGTVVEEGKRKIEIDGKEYLLELPLRADVALIAGAKVDKKGNVYYHKSARNFNPIMAMAADLVIVEAEEVVEVGEIDPNDVMTPGIFVDYIVRGEE, from the coding sequence GTGTCAAATAGCAAGCTAATATCTATGGAACAAGCTATAGAACATATTAAAGATGGTATGACTGTAATGATAGGGGGATTTCTTGGGGTAGGAAATCCACATAAGATTATTGATGCACTTGTTAAAAAAGGAGTGAAGGATTTAACTTTAATAGCTAACGATACAGCTTTTCCTGAAGTAGGAATAGGAAAACTTATTGTTAACAAACAAGTAAAAAAAGTTATAACTTCTCATATAGGTACTAATAAAGAAACTGGAAGACAAATGACAGAGGGCGAGACAGAAGTAGTATTAGTACCTCAAGGAACATTAGTAGAGAGAATAAGAGCAGCAGGAGCAGGACTTGGTGGCATACTAACTCCAACAGGCATAGGAACTGTTGTAGAAGAAGGCAAGAGAAAAATAGAAATAGACGGAAAAGAATATTTATTAGAATTACCACTTAGAGCAGATGTGGCTTTAATAGCAGGGGCAAAAGTAGATAAAAAAGGAAATGTTTATTACCATAAATCAGCTAGAAACTTTAACCCAATCATGGCTATGGCGGCTGATTTAGTAATAGTTGAGGCTGAAGAAGTAGTTGAGGTTGGAGAAATTGATCCTAATGATGTAATGACACCTGGAATATTTGTAGATTACATTGTAAGGGGTGAGGAGTAA
- a CDS encoding CoA transferase subunit B, with amino-acid sequence MDKQRAREIIAKRVAKELKDGDVVNLGIGLPTMVANYIPDGVDIILQSENGFVGLGPAPKPGEEDKDLTNAGGQPVTIKPGGAFFDSATSFAIIRGGHVDATVLGALQVDEKGNLANWMIPGKMVPGMGGAMDLVVGAKKVIIAMEHTAKGKPKILKECTLPLTAAGQVNLIVTEMAVIEVTEKGLVLKELGPEATIEDVKANTEADLIIADDLKKMDI; translated from the coding sequence ATGGATAAACAAAGAGCAAGAGAGATAATAGCTAAAAGGGTAGCTAAGGAGTTAAAAGATGGAGATGTTGTTAATCTTGGTATAGGGCTACCAACTATGGTTGCTAATTATATACCAGATGGTGTTGATATAATTTTACAGTCAGAAAACGGTTTCGTTGGTCTTGGACCAGCTCCTAAGCCAGGTGAGGAGGATAAAGACTTAACAAATGCAGGAGGTCAGCCAGTTACGATAAAACCAGGAGGAGCCTTCTTTGATAGTGCTACTTCATTTGCAATAATAAGAGGAGGCCATGTGGATGCAACAGTTTTAGGTGCACTTCAGGTAGATGAAAAAGGAAACCTTGCTAACTGGATGATTCCTGGAAAGATGGTACCTGGAATGGGTGGAGCAATGGATTTGGTTGTAGGTGCTAAAAAGGTTATTATAGCTATGGAGCATACTGCAAAAGGCAAACCAAAAATTCTAAAAGAGTGTACTCTACCCCTTACAGCAGCAGGACAAGTTAATTTAATAGTTACAGAAATGGCAGTAATTGAGGTAACTGAAAAGGGGCTTGTATTAAAGGAATTGGGACCAGAAGCTACCATTGAAGATGTTAAAGCTAATACTGAAGCTGATTTAATCATTGCAGATGATTTGAAGAAAATGGATATATAA
- a CDS encoding LytR/AlgR family response regulator transcription factor has protein sequence MPIKIVIADDDENVRYILKSYLKQIKGIELIAEAATGKELLNFIYKMKPDVVMTDIRMPDMSGLDVAKIIREIDEALSLVFITSYDEYMSEAFDVYATDYIQKPIQKERLVKTLEYIKNMKLKVQLVDFNTVNGQILINSDNILFIESVKRQRIIHTFDQKYYTFESLNSIENRLNKEYFVRTHRSFIVNIKKIKKVAPYCRSSKKILFKNYKECALLSKKCEQSFRNKIMITEIFILPI, from the coding sequence ATGCCCATTAAAATTGTTATAGCAGATGATGATGAAAATGTTAGGTATATTTTGAAATCATATTTAAAACAGATAAAAGGTATTGAACTAATAGCAGAGGCTGCAACAGGGAAGGAGCTTTTGAATTTTATCTATAAAATGAAACCAGATGTCGTAATGACAGATATTAGAATGCCGGATATGTCTGGTTTGGATGTAGCAAAGATTATTCGTGAGATAGATGAAGCTCTTTCCTTGGTTTTTATTACTTCTTATGATGAGTATATGTCCGAAGCTTTTGATGTTTATGCTACTGATTATATACAAAAGCCTATTCAGAAAGAAAGACTGGTTAAAACATTAGAATATATCAAAAATATGAAGCTTAAGGTTCAATTAGTAGATTTTAATACAGTTAACGGGCAAATACTGATAAATTCAGATAATATTTTGTTTATAGAATCAGTTAAGCGTCAAAGAATTATTCATACGTTTGATCAAAAATATTATACTTTTGAGTCTTTGAATAGCATAGAGAATAGATTGAATAAAGAATATTTTGTTAGGACACACCGTTCATTTATAGTTAATATAAAAAAAATAAAAAAAGTAGCTCCATATTGCCGTTCTTCAAAAAAAATTTTATTTAAAAATTATAAAGAATGTGCATTACTTTCAAAGAAGTGTGAACAAAGTTTTAGAAATAAAATAATGATAACAGAAATTTTTATTTTACCAATATAA
- a CDS encoding sensor histidine kinase has product MNIKHFSLRIIVIFNVISIFLLTLFIINSFLASNQMFQPIDIRLFNFIFGLFIILLNILGIFIMRELFKRIKQDYIYRLKQIELINMREMNDLVREQRHDLLNHMQIIYGLLKLKKYDRLEEYLLEFSKETEKLKPLVNTGVPEVDILLQFKINKALRLNIDVDLTIKCKIDNIKINPFDLNKILSNLLDNAIDATLELQEDKRFIGINIFQTPMDYVFTIENSSKLLEKRTLNRIFEKNFSTKGTSRGMGLYIVKKIIEKNNGEITVDSVNDKVVFTVIFPKN; this is encoded by the coding sequence ATGAATATTAAACATTTTAGTTTGAGGATTATAGTAATTTTTAATGTTATAAGTATATTTTTATTAACTCTTTTTATAATAAATAGTTTTTTAGCTAGTAATCAGATGTTCCAGCCTATAGATATTAGGCTTTTTAATTTTATTTTTGGATTATTTATAATATTATTAAATATACTCGGTATTTTTATTATGAGAGAGCTGTTTAAACGCATAAAACAAGATTACATATATAGACTTAAGCAAATAGAACTTATAAATATGAGAGAAATGAATGATTTAGTACGTGAACAGCGCCATGATTTATTAAATCATATGCAGATAATATATGGTCTTTTAAAATTAAAAAAATATGATAGATTGGAAGAATACCTTTTAGAATTTAGTAAAGAAACAGAAAAACTAAAGCCTCTTGTCAATACTGGAGTGCCAGAAGTCGATATTTTACTTCAATTTAAAATAAATAAAGCGTTGAGGTTAAACATAGATGTTGATTTAACGATTAAATGCAAGATTGATAATATAAAAATAAATCCGTTTGATTTGAATAAAATATTATCTAATCTTTTAGACAATGCAATAGATGCTACGTTAGAACTTCAAGAAGATAAAAGATTTATAGGTATAAATATATTTCAGACTCCAATGGATTATGTTTTTACTATTGAAAATTCTTCTAAACTATTAGAAAAACGTACACTTAACAGGATTTTTGAGAAGAATTTTTCAACAAAGGGGACTTCAAGAGGAATGGGACTCTATATAGTTAAGAAAATAATAGAGAAGAATAACGGTGAAATAACAGTAGATAGTGTTAATGATAAAGTTGTTTTCACAGTCATATTCCCTAAAAATTAA